From the Thamnophis elegans isolate rThaEle1 chromosome 11, rThaEle1.pri, whole genome shotgun sequence genome, one window contains:
- the VSTM4 gene encoding V-set and transmembrane domain-containing protein 4 isoform X2, translating into MPLLALLALLAGAPWADICEALNVTVSPGPRTQHLIGDNVTLFCHVSQKRRRENLLAVRWVFALPSAQEYLMIKMTKFGVIQYYGNYTSRFYKRRLRLLEEKHRAMYAFLILNIQQAEQGHYICKVQEIGRQRNRWTSWSNGSASTEVQVFPSRFLDEEKHNAWAFFKDPSAYAVLMCSAGILSILLFTLVILCQILSNKKRASGKRSLVKSPQKSLQEAGSPSKAAGSPGPPPTRRKGVKAAEAPPAVPAKELLFLIYL; encoded by the exons ATGCCGCTGCTGGCGCTGCTGGCGCTGCTGGCCGGCGCGCCCTGGGCAG ATATTTGTGAAGCTCTGAATGTGACCGTCTCCCCGGGGCCCAGGACCCAGCATCTCATTGGAGATAATGTCACTTTATTCTGCCACGTTTCTCAGAAAAGGCGAAGGGAAAACCTTTTGGCTGTCCGGTGGGTTTTTGCTCTCCCCTCTGCCCAGGAATACCTGATGATCAAAATGACCAAATTTGGGGTCATCCAGTACTATGGAAACTACACAAGCCGCTTCTACAAGCGAAGGCTTCGGCTCCTTGAGGAGAAACACAGGGCGATGTACGCATTTTTGATCCTGAACATCCAACAAGCCGAACAAGGACACTATATTTGCAAAGTGCAGGAGATCGGCAGGCAAAGGAACAGGTGGACTTCCTGGTCCAACGGAAGCGCCTCGACCGAAGTCCAAG tgtTTCCATCCCGTTTTTTGGATGAGGAAAAACACAATGCTTGGGCATTTTTTAAAG ACCCCTCTGCCTATGCGGTCCTGATGTGCTCGGCAGGGATCCTGAGTATCCTCCTTTTCACTCTGGTCATCCTCTGCCAGATCTTGAGCAACAAGAAACGAGCCAGCG GGAAACGTAGCTTGGTGAAATCTCCTCAGAAGAG CTTGCAGGAGGCAGGAAGTCCCAGCAAGGCAGCCGGGTCTCCAGGGCCCCCCCCCACCCGGAGGAAAGGGGTGAAGGCGGCCGAGGCACCCCCAGCAGTTCCTGCCAAAG AACTTTTATTCCTCATTTATCTATGA
- the VSTM4 gene encoding V-set and transmembrane domain-containing protein 4 isoform X1, which produces MPLLALLALLAGAPWADICEALNVTVSPGPRTQHLIGDNVTLFCHVSQKRRRENLLAVRWVFALPSAQEYLMIKMTKFGVIQYYGNYTSRFYKRRLRLLEEKHRAMYAFLILNIQQAEQGHYICKVQEIGRQRNRWTSWSNGSASTEVQVFPSRFLDEEKHNAWAFFKDPSAYAVLMCSAGILSILLFTLVILCQILSNKKRASGKRSLVKSPQKSLQEAGSPSKAAGSPGPPPTRRKGVKAAEAPPAVPAKAPTSQAFSKPKLLKPQRKVTLLKGREENLTYAELELLKPHQEAKGAAPTTTVYAQILFQDNDHHDV; this is translated from the exons ATGCCGCTGCTGGCGCTGCTGGCGCTGCTGGCCGGCGCGCCCTGGGCAG ATATTTGTGAAGCTCTGAATGTGACCGTCTCCCCGGGGCCCAGGACCCAGCATCTCATTGGAGATAATGTCACTTTATTCTGCCACGTTTCTCAGAAAAGGCGAAGGGAAAACCTTTTGGCTGTCCGGTGGGTTTTTGCTCTCCCCTCTGCCCAGGAATACCTGATGATCAAAATGACCAAATTTGGGGTCATCCAGTACTATGGAAACTACACAAGCCGCTTCTACAAGCGAAGGCTTCGGCTCCTTGAGGAGAAACACAGGGCGATGTACGCATTTTTGATCCTGAACATCCAACAAGCCGAACAAGGACACTATATTTGCAAAGTGCAGGAGATCGGCAGGCAAAGGAACAGGTGGACTTCCTGGTCCAACGGAAGCGCCTCGACCGAAGTCCAAG tgtTTCCATCCCGTTTTTTGGATGAGGAAAAACACAATGCTTGGGCATTTTTTAAAG ACCCCTCTGCCTATGCGGTCCTGATGTGCTCGGCAGGGATCCTGAGTATCCTCCTTTTCACTCTGGTCATCCTCTGCCAGATCTTGAGCAACAAGAAACGAGCCAGCG GGAAACGTAGCTTGGTGAAATCTCCTCAGAAGAG CTTGCAGGAGGCAGGAAGTCCCAGCAAGGCAGCCGGGTCTCCAGGGCCCCCCCCCACCCGGAGGAAAGGGGTGAAGGCGGCCGAGGCACCCCCAGCAGTTCCTGCCAAAG CACCAACATCCCAGGCCTTCTCAAAGCCTAAACTCCTGAAACCACAAAGGAAGGTCACCTTG CTGAAGGGCCGAGAGGAGAACCTGACCTACGCTGAGCTGGAGCTGCTGAAGCCTCACCAGGAGGCCAAAGGCGCTGCGCCCACCACCACCGTCTACGCCCAGATCCTCTTCCAGGATAACGACCACCACGACGTGTAA